The Engystomops pustulosus chromosome 4, aEngPut4.maternal, whole genome shotgun sequence genome contains a region encoding:
- the GPR85 gene encoding probable G-protein coupled receptor 85 gives MANDSHAADNILQNVSPLTAFLKLTSLGFIIGVSVVGNLLISILLVKDKTLHRAPYYFLLDLCCSDILRSAICFPFVFTSVKNGSTWTYGNLTCKVIAFLGVLSCFHTAFMLFCISVTRYLAIAHHRFYTKRLTFWTCLAVICMVWTLSVAMAFPPVLDVGTYSFIREEDQCTFQHRSFRANDSLGFMLLLALILLATQLVYLKLIFFVHDRRKMKPVQFVAAVSQNWTFHGPGASGQAAANWLAGFGRGPTPPTLLGIRQNANTTGRRRLLVLDEFKMEKRISRMFYIMTFLFLTLWGPYLVACYWRVFARGPVVPGGFLTAAVWMSFAQAGINPFVCIFSNRELRRCFSTTLLYCRKSRLPREPYCVI, from the coding sequence atGGCGAACGATAGCCATGCAGCTGACAACATTCTGCAAAATGTGTCTCCTTTAACAGCATTTTTGAAGCTAACATCATTGGGCTTTATAATAGGAGTAAGTGTGGTGGGTAACCTTCTTATCTCAATTTTGCTTGTCAAAGATAAGACCTTACACAGAGCTCCTTACTACTTCCTGTTGGATTTGTGCTGCTCTGATATCCTGAGATCTGCTATTTGTTTTCCATTTGTGTTCACCTCCGTGAAGAATGGCTCTACGTGGACTTATGGAAATCTTACATGCAAAGTGATTGCATTTCTTGGGGTCTTGTCCTGTTTTCACACAGCATTCATGTTATTCTGTATAAGCGTCACCAGATACTTAGCTATAGCCCACCATCGATTTTATACAAAAAGATTGACTTTTTGGACTTGTTTGGCAGTCATTTGCATGGTATGGACCTTATCTGTAGCTATGGCCTTCCCACCAGTCCTCGATGTTGGCACCTACTCCTTTATTCGAGAGGAAGACCAATGCACATTTCAGCATCGTTCCTTCAGGGCCAACGATTCCTTGGGATTTATGTTACTCCTTGCTCTCATTCTTCTAGCCACACAGCTTGTCTACCTCAAGCTGATATTTTTTGTTCATGACCGAAGGAAAATGAAGCCAGTCCAGTTTGTAGCAGCAGTAAGCCAGAATTGGACTTTTCATGGCCCTGGAGCCAGTGGTCAAGCAGCAGCTAACTGGCTTGCAGGCTTTGGAAGGGGTCCCACACCACCCACCTTACTTGGAATAAGGCAAAATGCAAACACCACGGGCAGGAGAAGGCTACTGGTTTTAGATgaattcaaaatggaaaaaaggatCAGTAGAATGTTCTATATTATGACATTCCTTTTCCTGACCTTGTGGGGGCCCTATTTGGTAGCGTGTTACTGGAGAGTTTTTGCCAGAGGTCCTGTTGTACCAGGAGGATTTCTAACAGCAGCTGTCTGGATGAGTTTCGCCCAAGCTGGAATCAATCCTTTTGTCTGCATTTTCTCAAACAGGGAGCTGAGGCGCTGTTTCAGCACAACCCTTCTTTACTGCAGAAAATCCAGGTTACCAAGGGAACCTTACTGTGTTATATGA